The following coding sequences lie in one Polluticoccus soli genomic window:
- the rpoN gene encoding RNA polymerase factor sigma-54, whose protein sequence is MISQQQTQKQQLKILPQQIQLLNLYFLNTLELEQRIKNELEENPFLDATTEEATDEAGKTATDVQDYQDWDEYGYDDVPDYKHEYQNYFSTEQTPNMALSNVDHFKDDAKQQLRLLDITEEEREVAEYIIDVLNNQGLMDKQLDEVADDYSFHKQSLVDVEIIRKGLSIVQTLDPIGIGACNIQECLLIQLKAMDSRRPDVKYAAKLVQDHYNDLMHRQFEKIHHALNIDEEELRVILNFIGSLKFYPVSETASSCEPKNTIIPDFIITRYGDTIQVHLYSSRSGAVFVNQSLYDQLAQQCSAAKDRSSTQYVKSKLQSAQWFVNAVKQREDTMLRIMQCIVNIQRDYFEEGDIRLLKPMVLRNVADMSGLDISTVSRITSNKYAETHFGLLYLKDLFSEGIADKKGEVISNKVIQSVIEEAISGEDKRHPYTDQQLVNILSAKGYNIARRTVAKYREQLRIPIAQIRAVWA, encoded by the coding sequence ATGATCTCGCAGCAACAAACACAGAAACAACAGCTCAAAATTTTACCGCAGCAAATACAACTCCTCAATCTATATTTCCTTAACACCCTGGAGCTGGAGCAGCGAATAAAAAACGAACTGGAAGAAAACCCGTTTTTGGATGCCACCACTGAAGAAGCTACAGATGAGGCTGGCAAGACAGCTACAGATGTGCAAGACTACCAGGATTGGGACGAATACGGATACGATGACGTACCGGATTATAAGCACGAATATCAGAACTATTTCAGCACCGAGCAAACGCCAAATATGGCGCTCAGCAATGTGGATCATTTTAAAGATGATGCAAAACAACAATTGCGGCTGCTGGATATAACCGAAGAAGAACGCGAAGTGGCAGAATACATCATCGATGTATTGAACAACCAGGGATTAATGGACAAGCAGCTGGATGAAGTTGCCGATGATTATTCTTTCCATAAACAAAGCCTGGTAGATGTTGAGATCATCAGGAAAGGTTTGTCGATAGTGCAAACGCTCGATCCGATCGGGATAGGCGCCTGCAATATCCAGGAGTGCCTGCTGATACAGCTGAAAGCTATGGACTCACGTCGTCCTGACGTTAAATATGCAGCGAAACTGGTACAGGATCATTACAACGACCTGATGCACCGCCAGTTTGAGAAAATACACCACGCGCTCAATATCGACGAAGAAGAACTGAGAGTGATCCTGAATTTTATCGGTTCGCTGAAGTTTTATCCGGTTTCAGAAACAGCATCAAGCTGTGAGCCTAAGAATACGATCATCCCGGATTTTATCATCACCCGTTATGGCGATACGATCCAGGTACATTTATATTCTTCACGCTCGGGTGCTGTGTTTGTAAACCAGTCGTTGTACGACCAGCTTGCGCAACAGTGCAGCGCTGCAAAAGACCGATCTTCTACTCAATACGTAAAAAGCAAATTGCAGTCCGCCCAATGGTTTGTGAATGCAGTAAAACAACGCGAGGATACCATGCTGCGCATCATGCAGTGCATCGTAAATATCCAACGCGATTATTTTGAAGAAGGCGACATCCGCTTGCTGAAACCAATGGTGCTGCGTAACGTGGCTGATATGTCAGGCCTGGATATTTCTACTGTTTCAAGGATCACCAGCAACAAATACGCTGAAACACATTTCGGGTTGCTTTACCTGAAGGATCTGTTTAGCGAGGGTATTGCTGATAAGAAAGGCGAAGTTATCAGTAATAAAGTGATCCAGTCTGTGATCGAAGAAGCAATTTCAGGCGAGGACAAGCGCCACCCGTACACC